The proteins below come from a single Diadema setosum chromosome 21, eeDiaSeto1, whole genome shotgun sequence genomic window:
- the LOC140244928 gene encoding neutral cholesterol ester hydrolase 1-like — protein sequence MRTCRLFYPLDNHYVFTARFFTEVAIPAGDSQVRGSNVTARYTEFDGVKVLLYEPLRHGSEALPGFVFFHGGGYIIGSAKFHGHVTRQLAEELGAVVVAIDYRLAPDHVFPAAFEDSLTATKFFLNHARDYGVDPSRVVVGGDSAGGQIAASIVQAVYDDPTLPNIKLQVLFYPWLQFIDFNTPSYQYHDYTFSDSPRRLITLFVSAYCLGRIDESFLDQLMANMHTSSEFKQSKTYKELLNHDTIFKMLEKIPKHPQYNNVPMQPTSASFSLAKYQTFYKPHSHFDVSNDTLWEEVRGCILDSRNAPLLRGNFRGLPKAFVVTGDYDSVRDDGIFYVHALEKSGVEVTWRNYLGTWHGLMVLGPLKISPTGVEMIKAAVQFIKDNI from the exons ATGAGGACTTGCCGCTTATTTTATCCTCTGGATAACCACTACGTCTTCACGGCCCGTTTTTTCACCGAGGTAGCCATACCCGCTGGCGACTCGCAGGTTCGCGGTTCAAACGTCACCGCCCGCTACACCGAGTTTGACGGGGTGAAAGTTCTTCTCTACGAACCACTTAGGCACGGTTCCGAAGCACTGCCTGGGTTCGTCTTCTTTCATGGAGGCGGGTACATTATCGGCAGCGCAA AATTCCATGGTCACGTGACTCGGCAGCTAGCGGAAGAGCTAGGAGCTGTGGTTGTTGCGATAGA CTATCGCCTAGCTCCCGATCACGTATTCCCGGCTGCGTTCGAGGACTCTCTGACTGCCACAAAATTCTTTTTAAACCATGCCCGTGATTACGGCGTCGATCCAAGCCGAGTAGTCGTCGGTGGTGACAGCGCAGGTGGCCAAATCGCTGCGAGCATTGTGCAAGCCGTCTATGACGACCCAACTTTGCCAAACATCAAGCTGCAGGTCCTCTTCTATCCCTGGCTCCAGTTTATCGACTTCAACACGCCGTCGTACCAGTACCACGATTATACCTTCAGCGACTCGCCACGAAGGTTGATCACACTTTTTGTGTCCGCATATTGCCTGGGAAGAATCGACGAGTCCTTCTTGGACCAGCTCATGGCAAATATGCACACCAGCAGTGAATTTAAACAATCGAAAACATACAAGGAACTTCTCAACCACGACACCATCTTCAAAATGCTCGAAAAGATCCCCAAACATCCTCAATACAACAACGTGCCTATGCAGCCGACATCCGCCTCATTTTCGCTAGCGAAGTATCAGACTTTTTATAAACCCCATAGTCATTTTGACGTCAGCAATGATACGCTGTGGGAAGAGGTCCGTGGGTGTATCCTCGACTCCCGCAACGCGCCTCTTTTAAGAGGCAACTTTCGGGGCCTCCCGAAGGCCTTCGTTGTCACTGGCGACTACGACAGCGTACGGGATGACGGGATCTTCTACGTGCACGCTTTAGAGAAAAGCGGTGTCGAAGTGACCTGGAGAAACTACCTAGGGACGTGGCACGGTTTGATGGTGTTGGGTCCACTGAAAATTTCCCCCACAGGTGTGGAAATGATAAAGGCTGCTGTTCAGTTCATCAAAGACAACATCTGA
- the LOC140244929 gene encoding monocarboxylate transporter 6-like, which translates to MAGKLLEGRFRWFILLGSSTIAFLEMGLLKTSGVFLDDISRDLQASTTLLGLALALSHGIAIVYYLCPMFLRVVSLRKLTLIGSSLSAAGYITASMSTNGVHFLSSMLITGIGMSVVIFPAHASLLLYFPDMFNVATSVMLTAGGLGMMTLPVMAEELRLTYDWRGAMLILGGFQLHLLPCCALFRPLEESPQDSDRKESTDDRLTHPANILKDNRPSETRCMATVVGWMQSFIHLDLFRQFPAFIVLGITFIFGFVPYSSWIIFVIPNALSKGIVLRHAVLLATFGGSANILGRLLIGPFSRAQVFPDYLIFCVLHLCSACAFLLNIVVESFAGLAMLSVASGLTIGASTVLNSVLAKSFVSEEYEIKALAIFYLAAGSGEILGGFMTGEYDIHAFPVKD; encoded by the exons ATGGCTGGAAAACTCTTGGAAGGACGATTCAGATGGTTCATATTGCTTGGCTCTTCTACAATCGCCTTTTTAGAAATGGGACTTTTGAAG ACATCTGGAGTGTTCCTTGATGACATTTCGCGAGATCTCCAGGCCTCCACTACGTTACTGGGACTAGCACTTGCACTCTCTCACGGAATCGCCATTGTCT ATTATTTGTGCCCAATGTTTCTTCGCGTTGTGTCGCTAAGGAAGCTGACCCTGATTGGGAGTTCCCTTTCAGCGGCTGGTTACATAACAGCCTCGATGTCGACAAACGGTGTCCACTTTTTATCGAGCATGCTAATTACAG GAATTGGCATGTCGGTCGTTATTTTTCCGGCACACGCCAGCCTGTTGCTCTATTTCCCCGACATGTTTAACGTGGCAACAAGCGTGATGTTGACTGCTGGAGGTCTCGGCATGATGACCCTCCCTGTAATGGCCGAGGAGCTCCGTCTGACGTACGATTGGAGGGGGGCCATGCTCATACTGGGCGGTTTTCAACTCCACCTCCTTCCTTGTTGCGCCCTCTTTAGGCCACTTGAAGAGAGTCCACAG GATTCGGATCGAAAGGAAAGTACCGATGATAGGTTGACTCATCCCGCAAATATCTTAAAGGACAACCGGCCTAGTGAGACGAGATGCATGGCAACAGTGGTGGGATGGATGCAGTCATTCATTCACCTAGATCTATTTCGTCAGTTTCCAGCTTTTATAGTATTGGGGATCACCTTCATTTTCGGTTTCGTTCCGTACAGCTCGTGGATTATTTTTGTCATCCCCAATGCGCTGTCGAAAGGCATCGTTCTACGGCATGCGGTGTTGCTTGCGACTTTTGGCGGGAGTGCAAATATCTTGGGAAGATTGCTCATCGGCCCGTTTTCCCGCGCACAAGTATTTCCAgattatttgatattttgtgtgCTTCACCTGTGCTCGGCCTGTGCCTTTTTGTTGAACATTGTGGTAGAATCTTTCGCAGGACTGGCCATGCTGTCGGTAGCAAGTGGCTTGACGATCGGGGCGTCCACCGTCTTGAATAGTGTGCTGGCGAAGAGCTTCGTGTCGGAGGAATACGAGATAAAGGCTTTGGCGATATTTTACTTGGCTGCCGGATCAGGGGAAATTCTCGGCGGATTTATGACAGGTGAATATGACATACATGCATTCCCTGTTAAGGATTAG
- the LOC140244930 gene encoding neutral cholesterol ester hydrolase 1-like, whose protein sequence is MRSVTTIPALIVVLFLGYVFYTPIPEDLADPMHFRLIVAGLESAAVLCNVWSIFQPLENFYVQFHRFAMELPMPAPDLPVPGSNVTARYTDFAGVRVLLYEPLRSSDEILPGFVYFHGGGYAIGSARGQGPFTRLLAEELHVVLVSVDYRLAPEHVFPAAFDDALAATKYFLKHAADYGVDPSRVTVGGDSAGGHLAAGVAQHVFDDPTVPNFKLQILFYPWIQFLDCNTPSLQFYEHTFGKRGMSKPRLAEFISGYYLGNLDSEFLHHLETNRHTSAAFKRSSNYKKFLNHSIIFTKLEEASLQLGLGSSTSSSLPSLSSQAFREYYKPQEHFAEGNDTMWEEIQEAFLDPRNLPLFRDDFRGLPKAFIATGERDHIRDDGIFYAHALEQGGVEVIWKHYPGAWHGIAAFASIADVPTGAKMLGDGLRFFKENI, encoded by the exons ATGAGAAGTGTGACAACCATTCCGGCGTTGATTGTAGTGCTCTTTCTTGGGTACGTCTTCTACACACCTATCCCGGAAGATCTCGCGGACCCAATGCACTTCCGGCTCATCGTTGCAGGGCTCGAGTCGGCAGCTGTGTTG TGCAACGTCTGGAGCATATTTCAACCCCTTGAGAACTTCTACGTCCAGTTTCATCGCTTTGCGATGGAGCTGCCTATGCCAGCCCCGGACCTTCCTGTTCCTGGTTCGAATGTTACCGCCCGGTATACTGACTTTGCTGGTGTGCGGGTGCTCTTGTATGAACCATTGAGGAGCAGCGACGAAATTCTCCCTGGCTTCGTTTACTTTCATGGGGGTGGATACGCCATAGGAAGTGCAA GGGGTCAGGGTCCTTTTACTCGACTTCTAGCGGAAGAACTGCACGTTGTGTTGGTTTCCGTTGA CTACCGCCTAGCACCAGAGCATGTCTTCCCAGCTGCATTCGACGATGCCCTGGCTGCCACTAAGTATTTCCTGAAGCACGCAGCCGATTACGGAGTCGACCCTTCTCGTGTAACTGTTGGTGGCGATAGCGCTGGCGGTCATTTGGCGGCAGGGGTCGCTCAGCATGTATTCGACGACCCTACCGTACCCAACTTCAAACTCCAGATCCTTTTCTATCCATGGATACAATTCCTGGACTGTAATACGCCATCATTACAATTCTACGAGCACACTTTTGGCAAGCGTGGGATGTCGAAGCCCCGACTGGCCGAGTTCATCTCGGGCTACTACCTCGGGAACCTAGACTCTGAATTCTTGCACCACCTGGAGACGAATCGACACACGAGCGCAGCTTTCAAGAGGTCGAGCAACTACAAGAAATTCTTGAACCACAGCATCATCTTCACAAAATTGGAGGAGGCATCATTACAGTTAGGACTAGGGTCTTCAACATCCTCATCCCTCCCATCACTTTCTTCGCAGGCATTCCGTGAATATTACAAGCCTCAAGAACATTTTGCCGAGGGCAATGACACGATGTGGGAGGAGATCCAAGAGGCTTTTCTCGACCCAAGAAATTTGCCCCTATTTCGTGACGACTTCAGGGGCCTCCCCAAGGCTTTCATTGCCACGGGCGAAAGGGATCACATCCGCGATGACGGGATCTTCTACGCCCACGCCCTGGAGCAGGGCGGCGTCGAGGTAATCTGGAAGCACTATCCAGGAGCGTGGCACGGTATCGCAGCATTTGCTTCAATAGCCGATGTTCCGACTGGTGCCAAAATGCTAGGGGATGGACTGAgattcttcaaagaaaatatttaa
- the LOC140244932 gene encoding arylacetamide deacetylase-like, whose protein sequence is MKLLIIIFGLVVVAVLGYFFHTPIPEGLVDPWHFRLLVAGTKAGGLVSKVQQFFKASQLDIVRTERWLTEMAMSAPDVQVRGSNVSARYTEFDGIGVLLYEPVIRGKDPASALVFLHGGGYTLGSAKLHAPLTRQLAEELNMVVVSVEYRLAPEYRLPAQSEDAYIATRHLLTHAADYGVDPQRVVVGGDSAGGHLTAVLVQLIHDDPTLPNIKLQVLLYPWIQCFDFNTPSYQQYDSLFGDIGLSKNRILDIVSINDRRVVDPDLIGHLRENRHTSKEFKRSRLYRDRLRHDIIFEKLGTTSTLNSQVPSTSSHSLASAMMSYLSSIFTSYAAMENFLAQPLSTVSTSLYSLKSHISSSGFHHDNSSSSIVDSVLEYRPEELFDRGNDTMWAEIREYYTHTSMAPLFREDFRGLPKAFVATADFDALRDDGIFYAHALESAGVEVTWTNYRGAWHTIAAAGPIADIPTGTKMIDDIVNFVRYNV, encoded by the exons aTGAAGCTGTTGATTATCATATTTGGGTTGGTCGTGGTTGCCGTACTGGGGTATTTCTTCCACACACCAATTCCTGAAGGGCTCGTCGATCCATGGCACTTTCGACTCTTGGTGGCTGGAACGAAGGCAGGAGGCTTGGTG AGCAAAGTCCAACAATTCTTCAAGGCTTCCCAGCTTGACATTGTGCGAACGGAACGTTGGTTGACGGAGATGGCCATGTCAGCGCCAGACGTGCAGGTTAGAGGTTCGAACGTCTCCGCACGATACACCGAATTTGATGGGATAGGAGTTCTCCTCTATGAGCCTGTAATTCGAGGAAAGGATCCGGCTTCTGCTTTGGTATTTCTTCACGGTGGGGGCTACACCCTGGGAAGCGCAA AACTACACGCTCCTCTGACAAGACAGCTGGCGGAAGAGCTAAACATGGTTGTTGTATCTGTCGA ATATCGACTTGCACCAGAATATCGGCTGCCAGCCCAATCTGAGGACGCCTACATTGCCACAAGACACTTGCTGACGCATGCGGCAGATTATGGTGTTGACCCACAACGTGTGGTGGTTGGTGGCGACAGCGCAGGTGGTCACCTTACAGCGGTTCTCGTCCAACTCATTCACGACGACCCCACATTGCCGAACATTAAACTGCAGGTTCTACTCTACCCTTGGATTCAGTGCTTCGATTTCAACACTCCGTCTTATCAACAATACGACAGTCTATTCGGTGATATTGGCTTATCAAAAAACAGGATTCTTGATATTGTATCCATCAATGACCGCAGGGTGGTGGATCCTGATTTGATTGGACACTTGCGTGAGAATCGCCACACAAGCAAAGAATTTAAGCGTTCTCGTCTGTATCGGGATCGCCTGAGGCATGACATTATTTTCGAGAAGCTAGGGACGACGTCGACTCTGAATTCGCAAGTTCCGTCGACATCTTCGCATTCATTGGCCTCTGCTATGATGTCTTACCTTTCGTCGATCTTTACAAGTTACGCAGCGATGGAAAACTTTCTCGCACAACCTTTATCAACAGTATCAACGTCATTGTATTCTCTGAAATCGCATATATCATCCTCTGGTTTTCACCATGACAACTCATCGTCGAGCATCGTAGACTCAGTGTTGGAATACAGGCCAGAGGAATTGTTCGATCGCGGCAACGACACCATGTGGGCAGAAATCCGAGAGTATTACACCCACACCAGCATGGCGCCGCTGTTTCGCGAAGACTTCCGAGGGCTCCCGAAAGCCTTCGTCGCCACTGCCGACTTTGACGCACTGCGCGATGATGGTATATTCTACGCACACGCCTTGGAGAGTGCGGGAGTCGAGGTCACGTGGACGAACTACCGAGGGGCGTGGCACACTATTGCAGCTGCAGGCCCGATCGCAGATATTCCGACCggaacgaaaatgattgacgaCATCGTCAATTTCGTCAGATACAATGTTTGA